One Spea bombifrons isolate aSpeBom1 chromosome 1, aSpeBom1.2.pri, whole genome shotgun sequence DNA window includes the following coding sequences:
- the SMOX gene encoding spermine oxidase translates to MQSCEISSDSTDDPLSSGLRRTRQQPRIVVIGAGLAGLSAAKTLLDRGFTDVTLLEASDRIGGRVQSIKLDHATFELGATWIHGSNGNPVYHLAEDNGLLEETTDGERSVGRISLYSKNGVAHYLTNSGQRIPKDLVEEFSDVYNEVYNLTQEFFQNGKPVNAESQNSVGVFTRDVVRKRIKDDLDDSEATKRLKLAMIQQYLKVESCESSSHSMDDVSLSEFGEWTEIPGAHHVIPCGFIKIVEILAASIPPSVFQLRKPVKCIHWNRSVRKQVERVADHNNDQVEDKGYPVFVECEDYEFIPADHVIVTVSLGVLKKHHETLFRPGLPEDKVTAIEKLGISTTDKIFLEFEEPFWSPECNSIQFVWEDEAESGSLTYAEEMWFKKICSFDVLYPPERYGHVLSGWICGEEALIMEKCDDETVAETCTELLRKFTGNPNIPKPRRILRSSWGSNPYILGSYSYTQVGSTGVDVETLGKPLPYTESSKTVPMQVMFSGEATHRKYYSTTHGALLSGQREAAHLVDMYQDLLRCTN, encoded by the exons ATGCAAAGTTGTGAAATATCTTCAGACAGCACTGATGATCCTCTTAGTAGCGGCCTACGGAGAACTCGACAGCAGCCTCGAATAGTGGTTATCGGCGCCGGTCTCGCGGGCCTGTCTGCTGCGAAAACCCTCCTCGATAGAGGATTCACGGATGTTACTCTCCTCGAGGCATCTGACCGCATCGGAGGCCGAGTGCAAAGTATAAAACTAG ACCACGCCACTTTTGAACTGGGTGCTACTTGGATCCATGGCTCAAATGGCAACCCAGTCTACCATCTAGCAGAAGACAATGGCTTACTTGAAGAAACCACAGATGGAGAGAGAAGTGTTGGTCGCATCAGTCTATACTCCAAGAATGGAGTGGCTCACTACCTCACAAACAGTGGTCAGAGGATCCCTAAGGACCTGGTTGAAGAATTCAGTGATGTATATAACGAG GTCTATAACCTGACTCAAGAGTTTTTTCAAAACGGGAAGCCAGTCAACGCCGAGAGTCAGAACAGCGTCGGCGTGTTCACGCGGGATGTGGTCCGAAAGCGGATCAAAGACGATCTCGATGATTCGGAGGCCACGAAAAGGCTGAAACTGGCCATGATCCAGCAATATCTAAAG GTGGAAAGCTGTGAGAGCAGCTCACACAGCATGGACGACGTCTCGCTCAGCGAGTTTGGCGAATGGACGGAAATTCCGGGTGCGCATCACGTCATTCCGTGCGGCTTCATTAAGATCGTGGAAATCCTCGCCGCCTCCATCCCGCCGTCTGTGTTCCAGCTGCGCAAACCCGTGAAGTGCATCCACTGGAACAGGTCCGTACGCAAGCAGGTCGAACGAGTAGCCGACCACAATAACGACCAAGTCGAGGACAAGGGTTACCCCGTCTTTGTGGAGTGTGAGGACTACGAGTTCATCCCCGCTGACCACGTCATTGTAACCGTCTCCCTgggtgtcctgaaaaaacaccACGAGACCCTGTTTCGCCCCGGCCTCCCGGAAGACAAAGTGACGGCCATCGAGAAGCTGGGCATCAGCACCACGGACAAGATCTTCCTTGAATTCGAGGAGCCTTTCTGGAGCCCCGAGTGCAACAGCATCCAGTTCGTCTGGGAAGACGAAGCCGAGAGCGGCAGCCTGACGTATGCGGAGGAGATGTGGTTCAAGAAGATCTGCAGCTTCGATGTCCTCTACCCCCCGGAGCGATACGGCCACGTGCTCAGCGGATGGATATGCGGGGAGGAGGCGCTCATCATGGAGAAATGCGACGATGAAACCGTCGCCGAAACCTGCACCGAGCTGCTCAGAAAATTTACAG GGAATCCGAACATTCCAAAGCCCCGGCGCATTCTGAGGTCCTCGTGGGGCAGTAATCCATACATCCTTGGATCCTATTCTTATACCCAGGTTGGCTCCACTGGAGTTGATGTCGAGACGCTGGGGAAGCCGTTGCCTTATACAGAGAGCTCAAAAACTGTT CCGATGCAGGTGATGTTTTCTGGAGAGGCCACTCACAGAAAGTATTATTCCACAACTCACGGTGCTCTGCTCTCGGGCCAGAGGGAAGCGGCTCACCTTGTCGACATGTACCAAGATCTTTTACGATGCACCAATTAA